TTCTTGTAGAAAGTGAAGCCGCAAAGCGGCTCAACGCCGTCGGCAGCGGCCATGCCGCCTACATCGGGCTGGACGTCCACAAGGTCAGCATCTCTGTCGCCGTTGCAGAAGAAGGTCGACAAGCGCCTGAATTCCTGGGGGAAATACCCAACGAGCCCAAGGCCATCGATCAGCTGATTCGGCAAATGAGCGAACGCTTTGCCGGGCAGCCGCTGCTGTTCTGCTACGAGGCGGGGCCATGCGGCTACGGCATTTATCATCAGATCCAGGCTAGCGGGCATGATAGTGAGGTGGTGGCGCCGTCGCTGATTCCCCAGCGGCCGGGGGACAGGGTGAAAACCGATCGACGAGACGCCGTGTTGCTGGCTCGCCTGTCACGTGCCGGGGAACTGACGGCCGTATGGGTGCCAACGGCTGAACAGGAGGCCATACGCGACTTAACACGGGCGCGAGAAGACATGAAGGCCGCCGAGCTCCGAGCACGGCAACGTCTCAATGCGTTCCTGTTGCGCCACAACAAGCCCTATCCCGGCAAGAGCCGTTGGACAGCAGCACACTACCGCTGGCTGGAAACCGTCCGATTCGACTCGCCCATTCAACAGCTTGTGTTGCAGGAGTACATCGAAAACGTCAGGGAAGCCGAGCGTCGTGTGGCCGGCCTGGAAAAGCAGATGCGAGCCGCGTTGACCGAGTGGTCACTGGCTCCCGTGGTGGAGGCGCTCATGGCGCTGCGCGGCGTCAGCTTGATCACCGCCATGACCGTGCTGTCCGAGCTGGGCGATATCAGCCGCTTCGACTCGCCCCGTCAGCTCATGGCCTACCTGGGCCTGGTGCCCAGCGAGCACTCCAGCGGCGGCAGTCGTCGACAAGGCGGGATCACCAAGACGGGCAACGGTCACGTCAGGCGTGTGCTGGTGGAGTCGGCCTGGAGCTATCGCTACCCGGCGCGCAAAACTCGTATTATCCAGCAGCGTGCCGAGCGAACGTCCCCGATGGTACAAGCCATCGCCTGGGAGGCGCAGAAACGCCTGTGCGGCCGTTATCGCCGGCTAGCCGCTACGGGGAAGGCCAAACAGCAAGTGACCACGGCGGTCGCTCGCGAGTTGGCGGGCTTCTTGTGGGCCATCGCCTGTGAAGCCATGGGCAAGCCCCACGGCAGTCGGGCCACGGCATAACCGTGCGGTTCCCGTGTTCATGGCTCAGGGGGCGTCGGGCCGACAGGAGAACCCCAGCTCCTCCTATGAGGCCCTGCCCTCCGGGGTAAGGTGACCCTCGATTGTAGACCCGGGAAGCTCCGCGACGAAGTGATGACAGGTCGGTAACCAACCCACAAATACCAGAGAGATCCACCGTCGCTAACAGCCCTTCGCTTCCTGAGCCATGAGCATGGAGAGCATCGCATGTAGTTAGCCTCAGCCAGTCGTTGACAGGTCAATCCATACCAGGAGGGCGGCTTCGCTGCGCGATGGCGCCGTCAGGCGCCCTGGGGTTGCCAGTCTGTAGAGCCAATATCCGGCAGGCCTTCGGCCTGCATCGCCCGGTAAACCGGCCTCCCACAAAACCCGGTAGAACCGCTGAGCCGGTGGGAGCTTGGCTACTGAACTTGTAGGAGGGCGGCTTCGCTGCGCGATAGGCTGAACTTGTAGGAGGGCGGCTTCGCCGCGCGACGGCGCCGTCAGGCGCCCTGGGGTTGCCAGTCTGCATAGCCAGCACCCGGCAGGCCTTCGGCCTGCATCGCCCGGTAAACCGGCCTCCCACAAAACCTCGCAATAGCGACTACCCTGCAGGATATTGCCTGGTGGAGGAGTTTGCCATGTCGACTCCCGGTTACGTCTCTCTTCGCAAGGGGCGGCTATCGCTCCCCGGTTACTGCTATCACATCACCATGTGCACTCGAAATC
This DNA window, taken from Halomonas piscis, encodes the following:
- a CDS encoding IS110 family RNA-guided transposase, which gives rise to MKQSNATNPVLVESEAAKRLNAVGSGHAAYIGLDVHKVSISVAVAEEGRQAPEFLGEIPNEPKAIDQLIRQMSERFAGQPLLFCYEAGPCGYGIYHQIQASGHDSEVVAPSLIPQRPGDRVKTDRRDAVLLARLSRAGELTAVWVPTAEQEAIRDLTRAREDMKAAELRARQRLNAFLLRHNKPYPGKSRWTAAHYRWLETVRFDSPIQQLVLQEYIENVREAERRVAGLEKQMRAALTEWSLAPVVEALMALRGVSLITAMTVLSELGDISRFDSPRQLMAYLGLVPSEHSSGGSRRQGGITKTGNGHVRRVLVESAWSYRYPARKTRIIQQRAERTSPMVQAIAWEAQKRLCGRYRRLAATGKAKQQVTTAVARELAGFLWAIACEAMGKPHGSRATA